The following proteins are encoded in a genomic region of Dyadobacter sp. UC 10:
- a CDS encoding RagB/SusD family nutrient uptake outer membrane protein — MKAAINYFKIIGMGILMLVLPVSCDTDEFLENANKANLTDQTQWESETNADVFLNDVYSEIPNKLNQTETLDYFSDDYNISHYYTASNWRQGVTQIPSSSTDNPWGGTQGPTYGYTWQNFFVKIRKCNTFMQKLTENKANFSEAYFNKRIDEARFLRAFFYSEFFVQIGGLPIIKEPLDRNTMSPEELLRPRNTFQETFDFIVTELDQISKNEYLAVKYNLSDKEAGRATLGAALAVKGWIELFGASPLFNTSTPYLTDAEKFVHFGNYDPARWAKAAATNKEFIEKYGNGKNYNLFADLKNLFRASNEYNSEVIWDRQVVANVGGMGSSYEQRGGPTYVLGEYRSWGNYNPTQELVDQFAMANGKPITDPTSGYNPQKPYVNREKRFYDAIVHDGAIYKQEWMPRADTIYTRIDATYPNPDRTNQIDLAGKTDVGDSGYYQKKRLNPDAAPGSDASGQNYIFFRYGEILLNFAEAQNEASGPDASVYDAINKLRARSELPALPGGLSKEAMRAAIARERRVELCFEDKRFLDNKRLAMAATVMNKPRHNMVIRNSVPANNSGVWVYTVEEEKKYKVKFELKQYMSPIPQNVLDQNPGIRQNPGY; from the coding sequence ATGAAAGCAGCTATAAACTACTTTAAAATCATAGGTATGGGCATTTTGATGCTTGTGCTACCCGTATCGTGCGATACAGATGAGTTCTTGGAAAACGCCAACAAAGCCAATCTCACGGATCAAACACAATGGGAATCCGAAACCAATGCCGATGTTTTCCTGAATGATGTGTACAGTGAAATTCCCAACAAGCTGAACCAGACGGAGACACTGGACTATTTTAGCGACGATTACAACATCAGCCATTATTACACGGCTTCCAACTGGCGGCAGGGTGTGACCCAGATCCCGTCCAGCAGCACGGACAATCCCTGGGGCGGAACGCAGGGGCCGACTTACGGTTATACCTGGCAGAATTTTTTCGTCAAGATCAGGAAGTGCAACACGTTTATGCAGAAATTAACTGAGAACAAAGCCAACTTTTCAGAAGCGTATTTCAACAAACGCATTGACGAAGCCCGGTTCCTGAGAGCATTCTTTTACAGCGAATTTTTTGTTCAGATAGGAGGCTTGCCGATCATTAAGGAGCCTTTGGACAGAAATACAATGAGCCCGGAAGAGCTGTTGAGACCGCGGAATACATTCCAGGAAACGTTTGATTTCATTGTAACTGAGCTGGATCAGATTTCGAAAAATGAATACCTGGCCGTCAAATACAATTTGTCGGACAAGGAGGCCGGCCGGGCTACATTGGGAGCTGCGTTAGCCGTGAAAGGCTGGATCGAGCTTTTCGGTGCAAGCCCGTTGTTCAATACTTCTACACCTTATCTAACCGATGCAGAGAAGTTCGTTCATTTTGGTAATTATGATCCTGCGCGCTGGGCGAAGGCTGCTGCTACTAACAAAGAGTTTATTGAAAAATATGGTAACGGGAAGAATTATAACCTGTTTGCCGATCTAAAAAACCTGTTCAGGGCCAGCAATGAGTACAATTCGGAGGTAATCTGGGACCGGCAGGTGGTAGCCAACGTCGGCGGAATGGGTTCCAGCTACGAGCAGCGCGGCGGTCCGACTTACGTGCTGGGCGAATACCGGTCGTGGGGAAATTACAATCCGACACAGGAGCTGGTAGACCAGTTTGCGATGGCCAACGGAAAGCCGATCACCGATCCGACTTCGGGCTATAATCCTCAGAAACCTTATGTAAATCGCGAAAAGCGCTTCTACGATGCCATCGTTCACGACGGAGCGATATACAAGCAGGAATGGATGCCCCGCGCCGACACGATCTACACGCGAATTGACGCAACCTATCCAAATCCTGACCGGACAAACCAGATCGACCTTGCAGGGAAAACCGACGTGGGCGATTCGGGATATTACCAGAAAAAACGATTGAACCCTGACGCGGCGCCGGGTAGCGATGCCAGCGGACAAAACTATATTTTCTTCCGCTATGGCGAAATCCTCCTGAACTTCGCGGAAGCGCAAAACGAAGCGAGCGGCCCGGATGCTTCCGTATATGACGCGATCAACAAGCTACGCGCCCGGTCGGAGCTGCCTGCACTTCCCGGCGGCCTGTCCAAGGAAGCAATGCGTGCTGCCATTGCGCGCGAGCGGAGGGTTGAACTCTGCTTTGAGGACAAGCGCTTTCTGGACAACAAACGCCTGGCTATGGCAGCTACTGTCATGAACAAGCCACGTCACAATATGGTGATCCGGAATTCGGTGCCTGCGAACAATTCGGGTGTTTGGGTTTACACCGTAGAAGAGGAGAAAAAATACAAAGTGAAATTTGAGCTCAAACAGTATATGAGCCCTATTCCGCAAAATGTGCTCGATCAGAATCCCGGTATCAGACAAAATCCCGGATATTGA
- a CDS encoding SusC/RagA family TonB-linked outer membrane protein translates to MKEKLRFFLQLSFLQLTCLIAASDSFAAASSVVFDGSVRAQSVDRKLSGKVSDEAGQGLPGVNVTVKGTTRGTSTDANGLYSLESVDDQDVLVFSFVGYLAKELAVGTVSKLDVVLAQDTKALEEIVVVGYGTQKKATVTGSISSIKGDAIAEVPAPNISQSLAGRVVGVSMRPNGGQPGKDDPDIHIRGIVTTGNNRPLVVVDGVRRDNIRQVDPASIETITILKDAAAVAPYGIGGANGVIMITTKKGKTGKPQVRISSSYGFQNPTYLPEMLSAKDYMALQNEAYLNQTPGGASLPNDPELVRNYDQLHAEDPWKYPNSSFVDVFNKNVPVQNHGLELSGGTENVTYHAGVSYFDQKGIFDPVGYRRYNYNLSLEMAATKTTKVGMSLFGSVENTKDVDADESTSGHLFRSFYKFLPTQSLLYPEGDKWGESSANTPIGVLRSEGYRRTNGSTLLGSLFVEQQIAKGLSAKLVFSYDPWQQNVKLWHVPFVYHKIDLSQKPYTYSEAISLQEGNGRPFRWLGLQNQKRTNYTYQAYLNYNRTFGPHAITGLLVMEARKTKADSMATRRNNFAIGIDELSFGSSDKLDYDNAGVSSTGSELGYVYRIGYTYKDKYILEAAGRYDGHYYFAPGSRWGYFPAFSAAWRVSEENFMKNFRFIDELKIRGSWGKAGMLAGGPFQYQSGYDLRGAAYAFGNGSLVQASRVPREANSKITWEISTKTDIGFDLSMLNSLLTVEFDYFHEKRTGMLLAPQVTLPVEYGLSLSQENKGRMSANGVELNIGTRKRISKDLDFSLNANASYAINRMQEVFQTDAEANNPNRTLVGRQFGTPYGFKSLGLFQSAEDKNGDGIVGAADGYNVVQFGELHPGDIKYADLSGPDGTPDGLIDNFDLTVIGNPVYPALTFGLTPSVNWKGFDVSLFFQGSGKSSISVRQFMTVPFENNGSNTGYEYYDNRWTPENQHAKYPRSTPAPYANNTKDSDFWWVNSSYLRLKTASIGYTIPKSVLGKLKMSSARVYFLTQNLFTISKIKHIDPEMGYTDRETAYPVMKASTFGIDLTF, encoded by the coding sequence ATGAAGGAAAAATTACGGTTTTTTTTACAATTGTCATTTCTACAATTAACATGCCTGATTGCGGCTTCCGACTCGTTCGCCGCGGCTTCTTCTGTTGTATTTGACGGAAGTGTTCGGGCGCAGTCAGTTGACAGGAAATTGAGCGGCAAAGTCTCTGATGAGGCAGGCCAGGGACTTCCCGGGGTTAATGTGACCGTCAAAGGCACTACGCGCGGCACATCCACAGACGCGAACGGACTTTACTCCCTGGAATCAGTGGATGACCAGGATGTGCTGGTTTTCTCATTTGTGGGCTATCTGGCCAAAGAACTTGCGGTAGGTACGGTAAGCAAGCTGGATGTCGTTCTGGCTCAGGATACAAAGGCATTGGAAGAAATTGTGGTGGTGGGTTACGGTACCCAGAAAAAAGCCACGGTTACCGGGTCGATCAGCAGCATTAAAGGTGATGCCATTGCGGAAGTACCGGCACCGAATATTTCACAGTCTCTGGCTGGACGTGTGGTAGGTGTAAGTATGCGGCCCAATGGCGGGCAGCCCGGAAAGGATGACCCGGATATTCACATTCGCGGCATTGTGACAACGGGTAATAACCGGCCGCTTGTCGTCGTGGATGGTGTCAGAAGGGACAATATCAGGCAGGTGGACCCGGCCAGCATAGAGACCATCACGATTTTGAAGGATGCGGCGGCTGTGGCGCCGTATGGTATCGGCGGTGCGAACGGTGTAATTATGATCACCACCAAAAAGGGCAAAACCGGAAAACCACAGGTGCGGATTAGCTCGTCCTACGGCTTCCAAAATCCGACCTACCTGCCCGAAATGCTGTCGGCGAAGGATTACATGGCGTTGCAGAATGAGGCTTATCTGAACCAGACTCCTGGCGGGGCCAGTCTTCCAAACGATCCGGAACTTGTTAGAAACTACGATCAGCTGCATGCGGAGGACCCGTGGAAATATCCGAATTCCAGCTTTGTCGATGTATTTAATAAGAATGTCCCGGTACAAAACCACGGATTGGAACTGAGCGGCGGCACGGAGAATGTCACATATCATGCGGGTGTAAGCTATTTCGACCAAAAAGGTATTTTCGACCCGGTAGGTTACAGGCGTTATAACTACAACCTGAGCCTTGAAATGGCAGCAACCAAGACTACGAAAGTAGGTATGTCGCTGTTTGGAAGCGTTGAAAACACAAAAGATGTAGATGCCGACGAAAGCACTTCTGGCCACCTTTTCCGCAGCTTTTACAAGTTTTTACCTACTCAGAGTCTGTTATATCCCGAGGGTGATAAATGGGGCGAATCGTCGGCCAACACGCCGATCGGCGTGTTACGGTCTGAAGGGTATAGACGCACCAATGGAAGCACGTTGCTCGGTAGCTTGTTTGTCGAACAGCAAATTGCGAAGGGTTTGAGTGCCAAGTTGGTGTTCAGCTATGATCCCTGGCAGCAGAACGTGAAATTGTGGCACGTGCCGTTTGTCTATCACAAGATTGACCTTTCGCAAAAACCTTATACGTACTCCGAAGCTATTTCTCTTCAGGAAGGAAACGGCAGACCGTTCAGATGGCTGGGATTGCAAAACCAAAAGCGGACCAATTACACTTATCAGGCTTACCTGAACTACAACCGCACATTCGGGCCGCATGCGATAACCGGGTTGCTGGTGATGGAAGCCCGCAAGACCAAAGCAGATTCAATGGCTACCCGTCGTAATAATTTCGCGATCGGAATCGATGAATTGAGTTTCGGTAGCTCCGATAAACTGGATTACGATAATGCCGGTGTATCGTCCACGGGATCGGAATTGGGTTACGTATATAGAATAGGGTATACATATAAAGACAAATATATTCTCGAAGCGGCCGGACGTTACGATGGTCACTACTACTTTGCACCGGGCAGCAGATGGGGTTATTTCCCCGCATTCTCGGCTGCCTGGCGGGTTTCGGAAGAGAATTTCATGAAAAACTTCCGTTTTATCGACGAATTGAAAATCAGAGGATCTTGGGGTAAGGCTGGTATGCTGGCCGGCGGGCCTTTTCAATACCAGTCAGGATACGATTTGAGAGGAGCTGCCTATGCATTCGGCAACGGTTCACTGGTTCAGGCATCGAGAGTGCCGCGTGAAGCCAATTCGAAGATTACCTGGGAAATTTCAACAAAAACAGACATTGGATTTGACCTGAGCATGTTGAATTCGCTGCTGACCGTAGAATTTGATTACTTCCATGAAAAGCGGACCGGAATGCTGCTGGCACCGCAGGTAACACTGCCCGTCGAATACGGACTTTCGCTTTCGCAGGAAAATAAGGGAAGAATGAGTGCCAATGGCGTGGAATTGAACATCGGAACGCGCAAGCGGATTTCCAAGGACCTGGACTTTTCTTTGAATGCCAATGCCAGTTACGCTATCAACCGGATGCAGGAAGTTTTCCAGACCGACGCTGAGGCCAATAACCCTAACCGTACGCTGGTTGGAAGACAATTTGGAACACCATACGGATTCAAGTCGCTTGGATTGTTTCAGTCTGCGGAAGACAAAAACGGGGACGGAATTGTAGGGGCGGCGGACGGCTACAATGTTGTCCAATTCGGTGAACTGCACCCTGGCGACATTAAATACGCTGATTTGAGCGGCCCCGACGGCACACCTGATGGTCTGATCGATAATTTCGATCTGACTGTGATCGGCAATCCCGTTTATCCGGCCTTAACATTCGGCCTCACGCCCAGTGTCAACTGGAAGGGGTTTGATGTGAGCTTGTTCTTCCAGGGCTCCGGAAAATCGAGTATCAGTGTAAGACAATTTATGACTGTTCCGTTTGAAAATAATGGCAGCAACACGGGCTACGAATACTACGATAACCGCTGGACGCCTGAAAACCAGCATGCGAAGTATCCCAGATCGACCCCCGCGCCTTATGCAAACAACACAAAGGATTCGGATTTCTGGTGGGTTAATTCAAGCTACCTGCGCCTGAAAACGGCCAGCATTGGATATACGATTCCGAAGAGCGTGCTGGGTAAACTCAAAATGAGCTCAGCCAGGGTTTACTTTCTCACGCAAAACCTGTTTACGATCAGCAAGATCAAGCACATTGATCCGGAAATGGGCTATACCGACCGTGAGACCGCATATCCTGTGATGAAAGCAAGCACATTTGGAATTGATCTGACATTTTAA
- a CDS encoding FG-GAP repeat domain-containing protein, whose product MSGLLAAAIHVSAQTGVSTGDFKKTKITGDFISEGAAVADLNKDGKPDIIAGYYWFEAPSWTRHEMAPSRVFDPRKEYSNSFLNLGMDVNLDGWEDVVIVDFPGKPGFWFENPKNKAGEWKKHMIDDSVGITNESPGFIDIDGDGRLDILCGDKDKKQIIWLKAPVKKGDTKWQRFALSEENVPGSETFSHGIGFGDINMDGRNDVVVREGWFEGNGDIKAGNWKFHQANLGEPCSHMQILDVNGDGKNDVISASAHALGVWWHEQVDEGGKINFVTHLMSETTAQTHSSIMADLNADGRREYITGKRFLAHHGRDPGDSDPAILMYFDLDPKKQPYFKEHVIDKDSGAGLNIVVIDMNGDQKPDIVTANKNGVYLFENMIAE is encoded by the coding sequence GTGTCAGGTCTGTTGGCCGCCGCCATTCATGTAAGTGCTCAGACGGGCGTAAGCACAGGTGACTTTAAAAAAACGAAGATCACCGGTGACTTTATTTCGGAAGGAGCAGCCGTGGCAGATCTGAATAAGGATGGCAAGCCAGACATTATAGCCGGCTATTATTGGTTTGAGGCGCCATCCTGGACCAGGCATGAAATGGCGCCTTCACGGGTTTTCGATCCAAGAAAAGAATACAGCAACTCATTTCTGAACCTGGGAATGGATGTCAATCTGGATGGTTGGGAAGATGTGGTCATCGTTGATTTTCCTGGAAAACCGGGGTTTTGGTTTGAAAATCCTAAAAATAAAGCGGGAGAATGGAAGAAACACATGATTGACGATTCCGTTGGAATTACCAATGAGTCGCCGGGATTTATCGATATCGACGGGGATGGAAGGCTCGATATTCTTTGCGGTGATAAAGACAAAAAGCAGATCATCTGGCTCAAAGCGCCGGTAAAGAAGGGCGACACGAAATGGCAACGCTTTGCTTTAAGTGAGGAGAATGTGCCAGGATCAGAAACTTTTTCACACGGGATCGGTTTCGGGGACATCAATATGGATGGCAGGAACGATGTAGTCGTCCGGGAGGGATGGTTTGAAGGAAATGGTGATATCAAAGCCGGAAACTGGAAATTTCATCAGGCTAATCTGGGCGAGCCGTGTTCTCACATGCAGATCCTGGATGTAAACGGAGATGGAAAAAACGATGTGATCAGCGCCTCGGCACATGCGCTGGGCGTCTGGTGGCACGAGCAGGTCGACGAAGGCGGCAAGATCAATTTTGTGACACATTTGATGAGCGAAACCACTGCGCAAACGCATTCCTCTATCATGGCGGATCTTAATGCTGATGGTAGGAGGGAGTACATCACCGGAAAGCGCTTTCTCGCGCATCACGGGCGCGACCCCGGCGACAGCGATCCTGCAATACTTATGTATTTTGACCTTGATCCCAAAAAACAACCTTACTTCAAGGAGCACGTAATCGATAAGGATTCGGGTGCCGGATTGAACATTGTGGTTATCGATATGAATGGTGATCAAAAACCAGACATAGTAACAGCAAATAAGAACGGTGTTTATTTATTCGAGAATATGATTGCGGAGTAA
- a CDS encoding PVC-type heme-binding CxxCH protein: MRQVITNFFTLLFFVSLTGLPKPLLAQKPKAAPAKADTAKFDRDYALEATMLGFFGPDGARNPTLKANKGDKVRIKITNGELMTHDIALEKLGIKSKVILEKGSSTSINFIAEQSDTYFCSVPGHRAAGMVGSFEVVEGNVDEKTIAGQLPMKDGQPLNLNFETGTLKDWTATGDAFANPLFNQDPSPVHEKELKIGFDGKYFLSSGGNTNYKLTGTLTSAPFKVTQPFAAFKVSGGALQDTRVELVLAGTDSVIYHITGQGRATLQPAVVDLQKYLNQEIFIRIIDNETGISQIPYIPNDKWAHINFDEFLFYSSRPEFGNELKQEDIIILPPLDPVLNAGLSGEKAAAAMTPPKGFKVTLAASEPELVKPIAFTIDAKGRLWVVEGRTYPVRAPEGQGRDRILILEDTNGDGTLDSKKVFTENLNLISGIEVGMGGVWLGSAPNLLFIPIDPKTDKPAGPEQILLDGWGLHDTHEVLNSFRWGPDGWLYGTHGVFTHSVVGKPGTPEADRAKINGGVWRYHPTLHKFEVFAEGSSNPWGIDFNDYGHPFITVCVIPHMYHVIQGARYQRQAGKHFNPYTYDDIKTIGDHVHWLGERGPHAGNFRSAAAGGGHAHAGAMIYLGNSWPKEYRNEIFMNNINGARMNIDHFEKKGSGYVAQHRPDFMAMNDSWSQWLNFKYDASGSVWAIDWYDKNQCHSPNPDVHDKTMGRIFKITHENDKWVKVDLTKASDMELVNYQLHDNDYYVRQARTILQERGASKKVHKALKEILAKNPDVTRKLRALWTLHVTKGFTDQDLMALLANENEYIRSWSIQLLTEDKQVTPEALKKFTEMAQNDNSPMVRLYLASGMLRLDPAQRWDVVDALMQKEEDKNDHNLPLMVWYAAEPLAALDMKRALQMAEKAKLPKILPYTIQRVAAIGTEDSKKVLKDLNQKLGQSGSHENHESQMLIGKVLDGK, translated from the coding sequence ATGCGTCAGGTAATTACAAATTTTTTCACGCTTCTTTTTTTCGTCAGTTTGACGGGACTTCCTAAACCGCTTTTAGCGCAAAAGCCCAAAGCTGCCCCAGCCAAAGCCGACACAGCAAAATTCGACCGCGACTATGCGCTGGAAGCAACTATGTTAGGCTTTTTCGGCCCGGACGGCGCCCGTAACCCGACATTGAAGGCCAACAAAGGCGACAAAGTCCGTATCAAAATCACCAACGGCGAGCTGATGACGCATGATATTGCCCTGGAAAAACTCGGAATCAAGAGTAAGGTAATCCTGGAAAAAGGGTCGAGTACCAGCATTAATTTTATAGCGGAGCAAAGCGATACCTATTTCTGTTCCGTGCCAGGGCACCGCGCAGCTGGGATGGTGGGCAGTTTTGAGGTGGTGGAGGGGAATGTCGATGAGAAGACGATTGCGGGGCAGTTGCCCATGAAAGACGGCCAGCCGCTGAACCTGAATTTTGAAACCGGGACATTGAAAGACTGGACTGCGACGGGTGACGCTTTTGCCAACCCATTGTTTAATCAAGACCCTTCACCTGTGCATGAAAAAGAACTGAAGATCGGTTTCGACGGGAAGTACTTTTTGAGCAGCGGCGGGAATACCAACTACAAATTAACCGGAACATTAACTTCCGCACCATTTAAAGTAACGCAGCCTTTTGCCGCATTCAAAGTATCCGGCGGCGCGTTGCAGGATACGCGCGTTGAGCTGGTTCTGGCTGGCACAGACAGCGTCATTTATCACATTACAGGGCAGGGGCGGGCAACATTGCAGCCAGCTGTTGTGGATTTACAGAAATATCTCAACCAGGAAATTTTCATCAGGATTATTGATAATGAGACCGGTATATCGCAAATCCCGTACATACCCAATGATAAATGGGCACACATTAATTTTGATGAATTTCTTTTCTATTCAAGCCGTCCCGAGTTTGGTAATGAATTGAAACAGGAGGATATCATCATTCTCCCTCCATTGGATCCAGTTTTGAACGCGGGGCTTTCGGGTGAAAAAGCGGCTGCTGCCATGACGCCCCCAAAGGGTTTCAAAGTAACACTGGCAGCTTCCGAACCGGAACTTGTAAAACCCATTGCATTTACAATTGACGCAAAAGGCAGACTTTGGGTGGTAGAAGGACGCACTTATCCGGTACGTGCTCCGGAAGGACAGGGCAGGGACAGGATTTTGATATTGGAAGATACAAATGGCGACGGAACATTAGACAGCAAGAAGGTTTTTACAGAAAACCTGAACCTGATCAGCGGAATAGAAGTAGGAATGGGCGGTGTTTGGCTTGGTTCCGCACCTAATCTATTGTTCATCCCTATTGATCCGAAAACAGATAAGCCTGCCGGCCCTGAACAGATTTTGCTGGATGGCTGGGGTTTGCACGATACGCATGAGGTATTGAACAGTTTCAGATGGGGGCCCGACGGCTGGCTGTATGGAACGCATGGTGTTTTCACGCATTCGGTAGTAGGAAAACCGGGGACGCCTGAAGCAGACCGGGCAAAAATCAATGGCGGCGTGTGGCGGTACCACCCGACCCTGCACAAGTTTGAGGTTTTTGCAGAAGGATCGAGTAATCCCTGGGGCATTGATTTCAATGATTACGGGCACCCGTTTATCACTGTGTGCGTGATCCCGCACATGTATCACGTCATCCAGGGTGCACGTTACCAGCGCCAGGCCGGAAAACATTTCAATCCGTACACGTACGATGATATCAAGACCATTGGTGATCATGTGCACTGGCTGGGAGAACGCGGTCCGCACGCGGGCAACTTCCGTTCTGCCGCCGCCGGTGGGGGCCACGCGCATGCAGGGGCGATGATCTATCTGGGCAACAGCTGGCCAAAAGAGTATCGCAACGAGATTTTCATGAACAACATCAATGGTGCGCGTATGAATATTGACCATTTCGAGAAGAAAGGTTCAGGTTACGTGGCGCAGCACCGGCCGGATTTCATGGCGATGAACGATTCGTGGTCACAATGGCTGAATTTCAAATATGATGCTAGTGGGTCAGTCTGGGCGATTGACTGGTACGATAAAAACCAGTGCCATAGTCCTAATCCGGATGTGCATGATAAAACCATGGGCCGCATTTTCAAGATCACGCATGAAAACGACAAGTGGGTAAAAGTGGACCTGACCAAGGCGTCGGATATGGAACTGGTTAATTATCAGCTGCATGATAACGATTATTACGTCAGACAAGCACGGACGATTTTGCAGGAGCGCGGGGCGAGTAAGAAAGTGCACAAGGCATTGAAAGAAATCCTGGCTAAAAATCCTGACGTAACCCGTAAGCTCCGGGCATTGTGGACACTTCACGTCACGAAAGGATTCACGGACCAGGATCTGATGGCATTGTTGGCTAATGAGAATGAATACATCAGAAGCTGGTCCATTCAACTGCTGACGGAAGACAAGCAAGTCACGCCGGAAGCCTTGAAAAAATTTACAGAAATGGCACAGAACGATAATTCCCCCATGGTAAGGCTTTATCTGGCATCGGGAATGCTTCGGCTTGATCCGGCGCAGCGCTGGGATGTGGTGGATGCATTAATGCAGAAGGAAGAGGATAAGAATGACCATAACCTGCCATTAATGGTCTGGTATGCGGCCGAACCACTGGCAGCATTGGATATGAAGCGGGCACTTCAAATGGCCGAGAAGGCGAAATTGCCGAAAATCCTGCCTTACACCATTCAGCGCGTGGCTGCAATAGGTACGGAAGATTCGAAAAAGGTTTTAAAGGACCTGAATCAAAAACTGGGACAAAGTGGCTCGCATGAGAACCACGAAAGCCAAATGCTGATTGGTAAAGTGCTTGATGGAAAGTAG
- a CDS encoding RagB/SusD family nutrient uptake outer membrane protein, translating into MKNINKYTLLFSLVLLLTQCQSTLDVQPKGIITEDQLTEPKHIDGLVTAAYAFIPRAHAFNTMNPWIASFRSDDAYKGGGGLDDQTPWFQMETYSLVNANVGNNDGVWFSGYSGISRVNTAINAINRMDEAKYPQKAQRIAEMRFLRGWIHMKLKRIYRWIPYVTEEATNEDIARIANRPDGATTDMPIWQKIYDDLKFAADNLPEVQAEKGRISKFGAKAFLAYTVLWMAYPQNEQNQLTTIDNAKLTEALALVNEIIDSGKYKLATDIAENFMLEFDNASPESLWELQFTINDGTVRGNLNEGNGLTAPWWNPYFSCCDFHKPSYNMVNAFKVNSGGFPMFNTFNDENITNKKEYFANNTWDPRLGHTVAIPGHPWKYQKIMFDSSASRQPAVYGYFHSMKENVTTDSPGLFNEFWMFNSKNQLEIRYAEVLLWKAEILIQLGRHAEAMPIINQIRQRAANSTARLKMPNGTFPVKYKVAPYVEGAGVKWDKEFAWNALMWEVRLEMAMEGRRFFDLVRWGIAAKTLNAYLDVEKKRRPWLNVAKFTAGRDEYLPIPQAQINWSRGVYKQNPGY; encoded by the coding sequence ATGAAAAATATTAACAAATATACACTGTTGTTTAGCCTGGTTTTGCTGTTGACACAATGCCAGAGTACGCTTGATGTTCAACCGAAAGGGATCATCACAGAGGACCAGCTTACAGAACCAAAGCATATAGACGGGTTGGTTACTGCTGCCTACGCGTTCATTCCAAGAGCCCATGCCTTTAACACCATGAACCCCTGGATCGCGAGTTTCCGTTCCGACGATGCCTACAAAGGCGGAGGCGGACTGGATGACCAAACGCCCTGGTTCCAGATGGAAACATACTCACTGGTAAATGCCAATGTTGGCAATAATGACGGGGTTTGGTTTAGCGGATACAGCGGAATTTCAAGAGTAAATACCGCCATAAACGCTATTAACAGGATGGACGAAGCGAAGTATCCGCAAAAAGCCCAGCGTATTGCAGAAATGCGGTTTTTGAGAGGTTGGATTCACATGAAACTCAAGAGAATATACAGGTGGATTCCTTACGTGACCGAAGAAGCCACAAACGAAGATATTGCCCGAATTGCTAACAGACCCGATGGAGCAACAACAGATATGCCGATCTGGCAAAAAATTTATGACGATTTGAAATTTGCAGCCGACAACCTGCCCGAAGTCCAGGCAGAAAAAGGCAGGATCAGTAAATTCGGCGCGAAAGCTTTTTTAGCTTATACGGTTCTCTGGATGGCATACCCGCAAAATGAGCAGAACCAACTGACCACCATCGATAATGCCAAGCTTACCGAGGCATTAGCGCTGGTGAACGAAATTATTGATAGCGGTAAATACAAACTGGCTACGGATATAGCTGAGAATTTCATGCTTGAATTTGACAATGCATCGCCGGAATCGTTATGGGAGTTACAGTTTACGATCAATGACGGTACGGTCCGCGGTAATTTGAATGAAGGAAATGGCCTGACCGCTCCCTGGTGGAACCCGTATTTTAGTTGCTGCGATTTTCACAAGCCATCCTATAATATGGTCAATGCATTTAAGGTCAACTCAGGTGGTTTCCCCATGTTCAATACGTTTAACGATGAAAACATTACTAACAAAAAGGAGTACTTTGCAAACAATACCTGGGATCCACGACTGGGTCACACGGTAGCGATTCCGGGGCATCCCTGGAAATACCAGAAGATCATGTTTGACAGTTCGGCTTCAAGGCAACCTGCTGTTTATGGTTATTTCCACTCCATGAAAGAAAATGTTACAACCGACAGCCCGGGCTTATTCAATGAATTCTGGATGTTCAATTCCAAAAATCAGCTCGAAATCCGCTATGCTGAGGTCTTACTTTGGAAGGCGGAGATCCTTATTCAGCTAGGACGACATGCAGAAGCGATGCCCATTATTAATCAGATCAGACAACGCGCGGCCAACAGTACGGCCAGGCTGAAAATGCCGAATGGCACTTTCCCGGTAAAATATAAAGTTGCGCCTTATGTAGAAGGTGCTGGTGTAAAATGGGATAAGGAATTTGCCTGGAATGCGTTGATGTGGGAAGTAAGACTGGAAATGGCCATGGAAGGCAGGCGGTTTTTTGACCTTGTGAGATGGGGTATTGCAGCCAAAACCTTAAATGCTTATCTGGATGTTGAAAAGAAACGGCGCCCCTGGCTGAATGTGGCGAAATTCACGGCTGGCAGAGACGAGTACCTGCCGATTCCGCAGGCTCAGATAAACTGGTCAAGAGGAGTTTACAAACAGAACCCGGGCTATTGA